One Scomber scombrus chromosome 1, fScoSco1.1, whole genome shotgun sequence DNA segment encodes these proteins:
- the cenpn gene encoding centromere protein N yields MGDSLKRLLQRLIRRIPTQMLKLTLEKWGRLTKAQQQSMDFTQPKWVLTERLLGICEENEWTVKHITELEMIYVMDNPNQGMWNAFQLIDPEDDFQSVELMKFKEQFKYHLGELVKHVSVKMKKHTDEAVWIRIAWGDSFSRPNHLKPTYVVHQLQAPYVYVTSLTLKQKPLLSQALILATRYQALKDANLSGRNLTAIRDLLMRQYQQVFPTRYPSPLAEKNETVSNTHIEREQAMFAANRHRMSCEAFGDGTLPQLQSVVYKLETKFRDPTNKTMSEREEPFRCVVKFASTNILESLRHCASSGIVSTPVTPLLSSIPLKGKNYFVITDNGPGPSSQKRQPQS; encoded by the exons ATGGGTGACTCCTTGAAACGTTTACTGCAGCGACTCATAAGACGGATACCGACTCAAATGCTAAAACTAACGCTGGAGAAGTGGGGCCGTTTGACGAAGGCACAGCAGCAGTCCATGGATTTTACCCAACCAAAGTGGGTGTTAACGGAAAGGCTACTGGGCATTTGTGAG gAAAACGAGTGGACAGTTAAGCACATCACAGAACTTGAGATGATAT ACGTCATGGACAATCCAAACCAGGGGATGTGGAATGCCTTCCAGCTCATAGACCCAGAAG ATGATTTTCAATCTGTGGAGTTGATGAAGTTCAAGGAACAATTTAAATATCACCTTGGGGAACTCGTAAAACAC GTGTCTGTCAAAATGAAGAAGCACACAGATGAAGCTGTATGGATTCGGATTGCGTGGGGAGACAGCTTCTCTCGGCCCAACCACCTGAAACCTACATATGTTGTTCACCAGCTTCAAGCTCCGTATGTTTATGTGACCAGCCTGACTTTGAAGCAAAAGCCCCTGTTATCCCAG GCCTTGATTTTGGCCACCAGATATCAAGCTCTTAAGGATGCTAACCTCAGTGGACGGAATCTCACTGCCATTAGGGACCTGCTGATGAGGCAATATCAACAG GTGTTTCCCACAAGGTATCCCAGCCCTCttgcagaaaaaaatgaaacggTCTCAa acacacacatagaaagagAACAAGCAATGTTTGCAGCTAACAGGCATCGGATGTCATGTGAGGCTTTTGGTGATGGGACGCTACCTCAACTACAGTCTGTAGTTTACAAG CTGGAGACAAAATTCAGAGACCCCACCAATAAGACCATGTCAGAGCGGGAGGAGCCCTTCAGATGTGTTGTCAAATTTGCGAGCACCAATATCCTGGAGTCACTCAGACACTGTGCATCGTCAG gTATTGTCTCCACCCCTGTTACACCCCTGCTCTCATCTATTCCCCTAAAAGGAAAGAATTATTTTGTCATCACAGACAACGGCCCTGGACCCTCTTCACAAAAGCGCCAACCACAAAGCTAA
- the atmin gene encoding ATM interactor, with product MAASGTAKANNRDNTSTDSLKCHEEPLSQNREIIKPTITELTKEVRTNILCTVEGCGKILPNTPALNMHLVKSHRVKDGIVNPTIRKDMKGSQKLYCCPIEGCPRGPNRPFSQFSLVKQHFMKMHAEKKHKCSKCNNGYSTEWDLKRHIEDCGRTYQCTCGCPYASRAALLSHIYRTGHEIPTEHRIPPVKKRKMEKLLSGSEKVKTSESTCQIMPATKELSEGYLSSDTTVHITESVNQNYNPRKSLQKLLLPKPRMALVSVPVMQVAHLPVLLPSTESGALRSVVLAVDSQGSVSTLHLLPQTTGAVVPQLDAKSLGFKDSMPTSRSSLGPISTGVQVSLDAAGTEDSASSLGAQRGRSTSTNIQTDKSYLSKMPTGVGVGEGIGLCSVGESAVSSCSQTDISVSAQVLLPVSVETQTFSSRAKATSTIGAQTESQCLNQILCSSSSAPPYRTRQTQTCFTMPQPEEKAQDQDIMCSDIFGSDSLSVSTQTAVDIDDPLTAAGSSIYEDSKSAGGMCFGVQTDELNSNNMADNQTQTMSLLNDLENILSDSMSGHQVLTEASAGCGSGLGSVQEQHSGIDFDFEEFLNAVHIQTQTEESELGGLGGDTPLESLDIQTQTDFLLMDELDQSEGPSRTQASDLELFDTQTQTDLNFLLNAGSHMPLSSILRHSSFSMSTESSDTETQTDLPSFAPSLSAQTPVSQGEQARLLNSTETQTVTSQVEGLGHLFLTSNETQTVMDDFLSADLAWNMESHFSSVETQTCEELCVLFQHPEKPNS from the exons ATGGCTGCCTCTGGGACGGCCAAGGCGAATAACAGAGATAACACCTCGACTGACAGCCTGAAATGTCACGAAGAGCCTCTGTCGCAGAATCGGGAAATAATAAAGCCCACCATAACGGAGCTGACCAAAGAAGTGAGGACGAACATCCTCTGCACCGTGGAGGGATGTGGCAAGATTCTCCCCAACACACCTGCATTGAACATGCATCTTGTCAAGTCGCACAGAGTGAAG GATGGTATTGTGAATCCCACAATCAGAAAGGACATGAAGGGCTCCCAGAAGCTTTACTGTTGTCCCATTGAGGGTTGTCCCAGGGGGCCGAACAGACCCTTTTCCCAGTTCTCACTGGTTAAACAA CACTTTATGAAGATGCATgcagaaaagaaacacaagtgCTCAAAGTGCAACAACGGCTACAGCACAGAGTGGGACCTAAAGAGGCACATAGAGGACTGTGGGAGGACCTACCAATGTACATGTGGCTGCCCCTATGCCAGCAGGGCTGCACTACTCTCACATATCTACAGGACAGGACATGAGATTCCTACAGAACATAG AATTCCACCAGTAAAAAAGCGGAAGATGGAGAAACTTTTGAGTGGCTCTGAAAAGGTGAAGACCAGTGAGTCAACCTGCCAGATCATGCCTGCTACTAAAGAGTTGTCAGAGGGTTATCTCTCTTCTGACACTACTGTTCATATCACAGAGTCTGTCAATCAGAACTACAACCCCCGTAAAAGCCTCCAGAAGCTGCTTCTACCCAAACCCAGGATGGCTCTGGTCAGTGTTCCTGTTATGCAGGTGGCCCACCTGCCTGTCCTCCTTCCATCCACAGAAAGTGGGGCTCTGAGGTCTGTAGTGCTGGCAGTAGACAGCCAAGGCTCTGTCAGCACCCTTCATCTCCTGCCACAAACCACGGGAGCTGTGGTTCCCCAACTTGATGCTAAGAGTTTGGGTTTCAAAGACAGCATGCCTACTTCCCGCTCTAGCCTGGGACCCATCAGCACAGGGGTGCAGGTCAGTCTCGATGCTGCAGGCACAGAGGACTCTGCTAGCAGCCTGGGAGCACAGCGAGGAAGGAGCACCTCCAccaacatacagacagacaaatcATACTTGTCAAAAATGCCTACAGGGGTGGGGGTCGGGGAGGGGATAGGCTTGTGTTCTGTGGGTGAGTCAGCAGTGTCGTCCTGCTCCCAAACAGACATCAGTGTGAGTGCCCAAGTCCTCCTGCCAGTCAGTGTTGAAACCCAGACGTTCTCATCCCGAGCCAAAGCCACATCCACTATTGGAGCTCAGACAGAAAGCCAGTGCCTGAACCAAattctctgctcctcctcatctGCGCCCCCATACAGAACCAGGCAGACCCAGACCTGCTTCACCATGCCACAACCAGAGGAGAAGGCTCAGGACCAGGATATCATGTGTTCTGACATATTTGGCAGTGACTCTCTGAGTGTCTCCACCCAAACAGCTGTGGACATAGATGAccctctcactgctgcaggaaGCAGTATATACGAAGACTCCAAGTCAGCAGGGGGCATGTGTTTTGGGGTGCAGACAGATGAGCTCAATTCAAACAACATGGCAGACAACCAGACCCAAACCATGTCCTTGCTAAATGACCTAGAAAACATTCTGTCTGACAGCATGTCAGGCCACCAGGTGCTCACAGAGGCGTCTGCAGGATGTGGGTCAGGTCTGGGCTCTGTTCAGGAGCAACACAGTGGaattgactttgactttgaagaATTCCTAAATGCTGTGCACAtccagacacagacagaggagagcgAGCTGGGAGGGCTGGGTGGTGACACCCCACTGGAGTCTCTAGACATCCAGACCCAGACAGATTTCCTCCTGATGGATGAACTGGACCAAAGCGAGGGACCAAGTCGAACCCAAGCCAGTGACTTGGAGCTATTTGATACTCAAACTCAGACTGACCTCAATTTCCTGCTGAACGCTGGCAGCCACATGCCCCTGAGCAGCATCTTGCGTCATTCAAGCTTTTCTATGAGCACTGAGTcctcagacacagaaacacagacagatctTCCTTCATTTGCCCCAAGCCTCTCTGCTCAGACACCTGTCAGTCAGGGTGAACAAGCGAGGCTGTTGAACAGCACAGAGACGCAGACTGTGACCAGCCAGGTGGAAGGCCTTGGACACCTCTTCTTGACGAgcaatgaaacacaaacagtcatGGATGATTTCTTGTCAGCAGACCTCGCGTGGAACATGGAGTCCCACTTCAGCTCCGTGGAAACTCAGACGTGTGAGGAGCTTTGTGTTCTGTTTCAGCACCCTGAGAAACCCAACAGTTGA
- the LOC133977526 gene encoding protein phosphatase 1 regulatory subunit 3E: MEVESEHPVVVMLPPKNCLPRNYSCIAGLFGSLAAANPRLDDGEDFDLMNGTCEPIESPVVDERPRGRELLLKPPQSPSLRRRCKSLPTSTERAKLEISRSRSPSSQKKVRFADSLGLELISVKHFDDTDEPEVPERILAKLPKGPLDNLATKFPRAPTQSVFVELQFTNPGTLPGFEQKVREVKVMLESVETDDFSLSGFVRVLNLAFEKSVSLRYSLNNWITFMDSLACYVPESSSGDTDRFSFKIVVPTYLENGGTLQFAIKYCVDGEEFWDNNNGNNYKVRRHRFKMSPPREWENGWIHFI; this comes from the coding sequence ATGGAAGTGGAGTCTGAGCATCCTGTCGTGGTCATGCTGCCCCCAAAAAATTGCCTGCCGAGGAACTACAGCTGCATAGCTGGACTGTTCGGAAGCCTGGCAGCAGCAAACCCACGACTTGACGATGGGGAAGATTTTGACTTGATGAACGGCACTTGTGAGCCCATCGAGAGCCCCGTGGTGGACGAAAGACCACGGGGGAGAGAGCTCTTACTGAAACCTCCACAGAGTCCAAGCCTGCGTCGGAGGTGCAAGTCGCTCCCCACATCCACAGAGAGAGCAAAGTTAGAGATCTCCCGCAGCAGAAGTCCATCTAGTCAGAAAAAAGTCCGGTTTGCCGACTCCCTGGGTCTGGAGCTCATCTCGGTGAAACATTTTGATGATACTGATGAGCCAGAGGTGCCGGAGCGCATATTGGCCAAACTACCCAAAGGACCCCTTGACAACCTGGCCACGAAATTCCCCCGGGCTCCCACACAGTCTGTGTTCGTGGAGCTGCAGTTCACCAACCCGGGCACACTACCCGGCTTTGAGCAAAAAGTGAGGGAGGTGAAAGTGATGTTGGAGAGCGTTGAGACAGACGATTTCAGCCTCTCAGGGTTTGTGCGCGTTTTGAATCTGGCGTTCGAAAAGAGCGTCTCTTTACGGTATTCTCTAAACAACTGGATAACATTCATGGACAGTTTGGCATGCTATGTTCCTGAGTCAAGCAGCGGTGACACCGACAGGTTTTCTTTCAAGATCGTGGTGCCTACATACCTCGAGAACGGAGGCACATTGCAGTTTGCTATTAAATACTGTGTGGACGGGGAAGAGTTCTGGGACAATAATAACGGGAACAACTACAAAGTGCGGCGTCACAGGTTCAAGATGTCCCCACCACGTGAATGGGAGAATGGATGGATTCACTTTATCTGA